Proteins from a single region of Pyrus communis chromosome 6, drPyrComm1.1, whole genome shotgun sequence:
- the LOC137738304 gene encoding pentatricopeptide repeat-containing protein At3g09040, mitochondrial-like, producing MWARGLFTFELSKGSLCPSLRHFHAISKLYSSKSCTSSSNFVMGENPTAIAAALSLSDNLKSASLGTQIHSRVIKLGFTNDGFVFNNLIKMYSKCGIMDDAFKLFGEMPERNLVTWTLMISAAVQDGQFELGLEFYLELVRSGLRPNEFTVGSVLKGCAACASIEAHEFGMSVHCFALKTGIEQNCYVGGSVLNMYAKLEDVESAKGVFESISNLDTAGWNAMIGGYRQCGYGFEALKVVCLMVCKGISMDQFTFVNALKGCSVVGNLDFGKQLHGLIIQSELKLSTSVMNALMDMYSRNGRMDLALHVFNRIQTKDVISWNTAFGVFFEGKNAREIANLVHEFMLENMKPNHITFSVLFRQCGEVLDLNLGRQFFCLALQYGFWNEPNVRSSIISMFSRCGAMDMAHLFFDGILYKNITYWNELISGYNSNYCYSEAMQIFCNLWDLGVEASEVTFSIILEACYNDEHQYMTRQIHGAVVKSGISFHGYVCSSLIKCYVRFGLLDDSFEFLKGFERLDLVSWGTMISALVHQGHFFEAIKIFNSLREVGGKPDEFILGSILNSCADIASYQLVKSVHSIVIKMGFHMQVFVVSAVIDAYAKCGDIGNSRMTFIQSLGSDDVVIYNAMIMACAHHGLAEEAMDIFEKIRLANLKPSQATFVSAIAACSHVGWVDQGRSLFELMNSDYKMEPVSQDVYGCMVDLLSRYGYLEDARQMIEVMPYTPWPAILRSLLSGCRIHGNRELGEWTAKKLVQLVPENDVPYVLLSKVYSEGGSWEGATKIWREMIERGVPKNKGYSWIEV from the coding sequence ATGTGGGCAAGGGGATTATTCACCTTCGAACTTTCAAAAGGCAGCCTCTGCCCTTCACTCAGGCACTTTCATGCGATCTCCAAACTCTACAGTTCAAAATCCTGCACTTCATCCTCCAATTTCGTGATGGGTGAAAACCCAACTGCCATTGCCGCTGCTCTTTCCCTCTCTGACAATTTGAAGTCAGCTTCTCTTGGTACCCAAATCCACTCCCGTGTCATCAAGTTGGGATTCACTAACGACGGTTTTGTATTCAATAATTTGatcaaaatgtactcaaaatgtgggattatggatgatgcgTTCAAACTGTTTGGTGAAATGCCTGAGAGAAACCTCGTCACTTGGACTTTGATGATTTCGGCTGCCGTCCAAGACGGTCAGTTTGAATTGGGCTTGGAGTTTTATTTGGAACTGGTAAGAAGTGGGTTGAGGCCGAATGAATTCACTGTTGGTAGTGTTCTCAAGGGGTGTGCAGCGTGTGCTAGTATCGAAGCACATGAATTCGGCATGAGTGTTCATTGTTTTGCATTGAAAACTGGGATCGAACAGAACTGCTATGTGGGTGGTTCTGTTTTGAACATGTATGCTAAGTTGGAGGATGTCGAATCGGCGAAGGGGGTGTTTGAGTCTATAAGCAATCTTGATACTGCCGGTTGGAATGCTATGATTGGAGGTTACAGGCAATGTGGCTATGGATTTGAAGCATTGAAAGTTGTATGTTTGATGGTATGCAAAGGTATAAGCATGGACCAGTTCACCTTTGTTAATGCTCTAAAGGGTTGCTCTGTTGTCGGAAATTTGGATTTTGGGAAGCAACTTCACGGATTGATCATCCAAAGTGAGCTGAAATTAAGTACTTCAGTCATGAATGCTCTTATGGATATGTACTCTAGAAATGGTaggatggatttggctttgcACGTTTTCAATAGGATACAAACGAAAGATGTCATATCGTGGAACACCGCATTTGGGGTCTTCTTTGAAGGCAAGAATGCAAGAGAAATTGCAAACTTAGTCCATGAGTTCATGCTAGAAAACATGAAGCCAAACCATATTACGTTCTCAGTCTTGTTTAGGCAATGCGGTGAGGTACTTGATCTTAACCTTGGGCGTCAGTTTTTCTGCCTTGCATTACAATATGGGTTCTGGAATGAACCTAATGTCAGAAGCTCAATAATCAGTATGTTTTCTAGATGTGGCGCTATGGACATGGCACACTTGTTTTTTGATGGCATACTTTACAAAAACATAACTTATTGGAATGAGTTGATTTCTGGGTATAATTCAAACTATTGTTATTCAGAAGCCATGCAGATCTTTTGTAATTTATGGGACTTGGGAGTTGAAGCGAGTGAAGTCACATTCTCCATCATACTGGAAGCTTGCTATAATGATGAACACCAATATATGACTAGACAAATTCATGGTGCAGTTGTCAAGTCGGGCATCTCCTTCCACGGATATGTTTGTAGCTCATTAATTAAGTGCTATGTTAGATTTGGACTACTGGATGATTCCTTTGAGTTTCTTAAAGGGTTTGAGAGACTAGATTTGGTATCTTGGGGAACTATGATATCTGCTCTGGTGCATCAGGGACATTTTTTTGAAGCTATAAAGATTTTCAACTCTCTGAGAGAAGTTGGTGGGAAGCCTGATGAATTTATATTGGGAAGCATTCTAAATAGTTGTGCCGATATTGCAAGCTATCAGTTAGTTAAATCTGTCCATTCCATTGTCATCAAAATGGGATTCCACATGCAAGTCTTTGTTGTTAGTGCAGTTATAGATGCGTATGCAAAATGCGGGGATATTGGAAATTCAAGGATGACCTTTATCCAGTCACTTGGATCTGATGACGTGGTTATATATAATGCTATGATCATGGCTTGCGCTCATCATGGTCTGGCCGAGGAAGCGATGGATATCTTTGAGAAAATTCGGTTGGCAAATCTAAAGCCCAGCCAAGCCACATTTGTGTCTGCTATAGCTGCTTGTAGTCATGTGGGTTGGGTTGATCAAGGTCGTTCTTTGTTTGAGTTAATGAACTCTGATTACAAGATGGAACCAGTATCTCAGGATGTTTATGGTTGCATGGTTGATCTGCTTTCACGATACGGATACCTTGAAGATGCTAGACAAATGATTGAAGTGATGCCTTATACTCCTTGGCCTGCTATATTGAGATCCTTGCTTAGCGGTTGTAGGATACATGGGAACAGAGAGTTGGGAGAATGGACTGCTAAGAAGTTAGTTCAGTTGGTTCCAGAAAATGATGTACCTTATGTACTGTTGTCGAAGGTGTACTCTGAAGGAGGTAGTTGGGAAGGTGCTACAAAGATATGGAGGGAAATGATAGAAAGAGGTGTGCCAAAAAATAAAGGATATAGTTGGATCGAGGTATAG
- the LOC137737468 gene encoding uncharacterized protein, whose protein sequence is MAYVDHAFSITDEDMMMEDSYTVSNKPPIKEIALALALLVTGTLGLVIGILMAYNHVGGDKAHGLFFAILGGILFLPGFYYTRIAYYAYKGYKGFSFSNIPPV, encoded by the exons ATGGCGTACGTCGATCACGCGTTTTCCATTACAGACGAAGACATGATGATGGAGGACTCCTACACAGTCAGCAACAAGCCTCCCATCAAAGAGATCGCCCTCGCCCTCGCCCTTCTCGTCACCGGCACTCTCGGCCTTGTAATCGGCATCCTCATGGCCTACAACCATGTCGGCGGCGACAAAGCCCACG GGTTATTTTTTGCGATACTTGGTGGGATCTTGTTTCTTCCGGGCTTCTATTACACGCGGATTGCTTACTATGCGTATAAAGGGTACAAGGGCTTCTCCTTCTCCAACATTCCACCTGTGTAG